The following DNA comes from Papaver somniferum cultivar HN1 chromosome 4, ASM357369v1, whole genome shotgun sequence.
AATCTTTTGGTTTTTGTTCAGAATTTCAATATTAATTCTGAAAGCTTGAACAATGAGAAAGTATAGAATAAGAGGGAAAAAAGACCAAGCATTAAAGAATCctagaaatataaaaagaatgggGCAAATTTAGTTGCGATGAACAATGTAAATCAGTTTATTTATACCTGGAGGACTTTACAGAAAATATCAAGCAATAAGaaaagcaaaaaacaaaaaaaaactactgGCTGACCGTAGCTGGTCTTGTTACTAGCTCATAACAAGAACTATGAGTAACACTTAGGGTGGAACTAACAGCTATATTCACAAAAAGCAGACAGGTTTCTGACTCGGCACAGGGTCAACCAGAGAAAGACTGTAATCAGTTCACCACATTCAGTTGGAACAACATTTGGATGACTATAACTGAATCCAAATGAACCAGATAGACAAGGATTTATACAAGGTCAAATAAGAAAAGCACAACTTATGACAGGTCCATATAGTTAAAAAAGAATAAGCAGTGAAGACTTATTGATAGAGAAACAAGAATTATCTGaaacaaaagataaaaaaagTTTAACTAACAAGCCACTTCAGAAAAGATTTTTGGAGAATTGGAATACTTTTTCTTCATCTTTGTGGTCAATATATTTATTGGTCAAATTTAAAATTTATGATCACGGGTGTACCCcaaaaacaatataaaaaaaCAAATGCTATGAAGTAAACCCTGTTAGACGacagtcaaagaagaaaaaagtgaAATTCTTATCAAGTTTTGAATGACTTTCTAGTCAGATCCTTCCTCCGTTTCGGATATGAAGTCTCATCCGAAGCTTTAGACAAAGgtgctgtatatatatatatattttacacTTACAGTATTTGCCTTTTCTGGTTTATGAAGGAACATATAGTTAAAACTTTCAAAACATGCCTTAGTCTGATTAAACAAAAGAAGGTTGTTCCACTAGAAGGTTTAGTAGTTTTGTTACCTGTAGTAAAAGTTCCACAGATTCCCATGACTTGGCATAAATTGCCAAAATGAGCGGCCTAAACAGCTCCGGACTGGCAACATTAGGCTGCAACGTAAaagaaaatcaataaataaatccGGTTTGACAACAATTGAAAAAGCTGACATTCTATGGACATGTtagattttcttctttattgacACCTTACAGACGAACAACTACTCAATACCAGCAGAAGAACCCAACTTACATTTGCACCGTGATCCAACAACATCTTAACAGCATTTTGATGACCCAAACGAGCAGCCATCTCAAGTGCAGTGCCAACCCTATTTGCAACATCTAGCTGTATACCCTTAGAGAGTAACGAGGCTATTATCTTTGTATCACCTGCACATGGTATCTCATAGGAATCACATGCCAATTATTTGCtcaaataaatcaaaaaattacTAGAAGGATGTTAAAGAACATCTTATTGCCATTCTAACTTTAGAACCAGAAGTCTAGGCTCTAGACAGAGTATCTTCCCATGTCTGATGAAGCATCGGAAGGCATTATAATATTTTTACGTTAACTTGAACATCTAAATCACTGTATAAAAAAAGACTAGGATATTTCTAGACGGCCAAATCAAGATGGCTCGTTACTAGGCCAACCATCCAGCCAGGCAAAAAGGTCATTTTCAACTATCGCATCCTTCTGGTTGACAATGAAATAACTGGTCTGACTGATCCTACAAATTTGCCAAGGCTATGCATCCTTAACAGGTAATCTGATCCTAGCATGTAGCTAGGTCTACTAGTAAATTATAGATCACATACTAGCACTAGTTACCTAATTTATGCAATGACAGGCATCCTAAAACTATTATTAGGTGTAATGTGTATAACAAAGTTTTAAGGTGGGTCGACATGTTTGGACTttaaagcagcaaagaaaggtATCTAACGAAAGACTAAAAGTACCATCTAGAGAGCGAGTACCTGACTTTGTAGCAATTTGTAAAGGAGTGTAATTAATATCATCATACGCATCAGCATTGGCACCCTTTTCAAGAAGATATCTAACTGTGTCCAAATGCCCCTTTTCAATTGCCCGACACAAGGGTGTGTAACCTGTAAAATAGATACAACAAAGGGACATATCTATTTAGTATTTACAGTAGCAATTATGAACAGTACAAATGAAGATGCATCCTCGTCAGTGGCAAGACATACTAGGTCTTAAAGATACTTTGAACCACTACCCATCTCTACAGTAAGCATAAGAAAACAAAGTATTTATTTCGATTTACAGCAATCGTATTCACATTGACCACTTTTTGTGGAATCCCTCAATAGTAGAGCTTCAGTTTCCCCAAGAGTAATAACTAATAACTAACAAAAATTTTGTAAGTTAGGAAATTTCAACTGTAAGTTACAGGATCCGAGTTAGACAGAACCAATTAACTAAATAAAAGTACAATTCAGGACATAGATTTGGTGATGTCTAATCCTACTTCCACTTTAAAGTAGCATGCATCAGGAATGATCAATCAAAGCCAACCCTAAAAGGAGACAAAATCTCTTAGTATTTTAATTTGTTAATAAAcagatatatatatacataccctTTCCATCTACGGAATCCACATCAACCTTCAAAGTCTCAAGCAAGTACTTGCAAACGTTCAAACTTCCTCCTTCAGCAGCAAAATGAAGACATCCTCTTCCTCCTTCATTGAAAAGCTTTGCTAATCCTTTTCCTCCAACATCTACAAGCTTTCCAATTGCTTTTCCTACTTCAATTCCTTGAGCTTCAGCATGTTTCAAAGCCAACCCTAAAAAAACAACCACACAAAAATTTAATAAAATAGaacgaagaaaaataaaataaaaagaggcAAGGAGACATCTAGAGTTTTTCTTACTCTTGAAGCGACCGAGATTTCCAGTGTAAGCAGTCTTAAACAACTCAGAACGGAAAATCCCCTGATCCATAGCTTGTAAAAACTTGGGTTATTGAACTGTAAATGAAatggaaaaatcaaaacaaaaccagGATTTAAAACTAAGAGGAAGAGGAAAAGCTTTCCGCAACAACACGAACCTTCAGAGCTCtggattttaggtttttagggttTCACTGAGAGCGGAGACGACGAGATGGGGAAAAGTAGTGTTTCTACTCTAGCTGCTTTTTATGATCTTTTTGAAGCATAGCTGCTTTTTATGATGATTTAATGGATCTTTTGCTTTTcgtttctttgtttttttcttgGGAACGAAAAAGTGCGCGGGGAAGTGACAATACGACTCAGTGGGTCCCCGAGGGTGACGTTACCTCtgtaaaaaaaagtttttttctcGTAATTTTATACTGCCATTTGGCTCCCTATTCTCCTCCCTGCAATCTAAACTCCATCCTAGGGGAATGGTAAACCCCACCCAAACCTGAATGCGGATCTCGATAAGAATGTAAGGCTTAGATTATAGGAAAATGGAGAATAAGCAGCCAAATAGTATTTCCGAATTTTATACCGCAAACGTAGAATTATTGCTTTATTAATCCTTGCGATGGAGATCATGGCTTGTGTTTCGGgatttcttttgataaaaaataggtgtgaaaataaaattgttatttgtcttcttccttatttctttttacaATTATGTTTACTTAATTGTAAAATATTTTGGTGATTTCTTGAATTGTAAAACAAAATATTATcagaaataaataattaaaataaattcaaAACTATTTTGAATTACAAGTTATTTTGCAACTATGGTGAAATATATgcatataaaaaaagaaaatgaaatcacCTTTCAAGTTCAGAACTCTAGTTCAGACACTGTCTGAAATCATGTATGTGATCTGATCATGGTTGGACGTACAAGCCCTTCAACGAAGCCTAGCTCGTTGGGCGAGTGAGGGATGTGGTATACACAACAAGGCAGATAAACATAACAATAGAAGACATGCAATAAAGTTACTAGGTTGGTTTCTGGCATCAaacaaattacagttttcctctcATTTTTTGGTTTTACACAAGTTTTATGGGAAATTTAACCAAGGTCCTAAATACAAGCTGTGAAACATATATCAGATATcgtcttattaaaaaaaattgacaaCAAAATCAAATACATGATGATATAATATTTGATCGTGTCTGACAAGATCACAGAACAAAAATGGGCTCATAAAGGAAATCTTTAGCTCCTAAAATAATGGAATATCTGACGTCTGATGGATAAAAGATATTCAGATTTGAGAAATTCGCATTAAATTAGTAAGAGGAAGTAccttagcttcactcttaataTTACAACCTCGGAGATGACCATACATACTTAAATCTCTCTTGCAATTTGCACCCTCTTGCACTTTTTCTATAGGATAAACATCTTCAAAACGATCTACAAGAACATAAGGATGTGTCGCGCACCATGAACGAGGGAATCAATTAGAGCATCGATATGTCTTCCGCTAGCTTTTATACTTCGCACAATTTGTACTTGTTATAATCATAGAGTGAAAAATAATTTGAGAtggtgatcaatgaagtcttagaagtattTGAGAGG
Coding sequences within:
- the LOC113271751 gene encoding ankyrin repeat domain-containing protein 50-like isoform X2, producing the protein MDQGIFRSELFKTAYTGNLGRFKRLALKHAEAQGIEVGKAIGKLVDVGGKGLAKLFNEGGRGCLHFAAEGGSLNVCKYLLETLKVDVDSVDGKGYTPLCRAIEKGHLDTVRYLLEKGANADAYDDINYTPLQIATKSGDTKIIASLLSKGIQLDVANRVGTALEMAARLGHQNAVKMLLDHGANPNVASPELFRPLILAIYAKSWESVELLLQAGADPNAVSCGSTPLIAAARAGRTDVVKRLLEAGADPNYKMNAGLTALEMAAVLCNYQSVGVLFPVTSRIPTYPDWSIAGLLCHLYSDANKMQRKAHEMEKFHQAKSKGRDAFQGEQYHMAAHCYAEALEISPKDPAVLSNLSACYARLGEGIMAQDCAMKCISERPEWPKAHYRCTVRQQMPLRRV